AGAAACAAGAGGCATTCATGTTATAACTTCTAAACATGGGAATGCACGTCTCTGAGAACTCACACTCTGTAGCAAACTGATAATTCAGATTATATGCGTAGAAATGAGGTTCAAGCACAATGCTGTGCATGCACACAGTTGCTAAATGAGGCCTCATCACTTTACAAAGCTACTGTTATGAACTGCaacaagtagggctgcacaattaatcgaattttaatcacgatcacgattttggcttcccacgaccaaatttgcgtgatcgagcaatatttaaaatgcgtcattccgttcatagaacgctccttatcaaagtttttgcaaagccaatctagcgctccataaaccactgtctgatcacgtgcctccatgagccaatcagagttgttccctgcaccgtgcagcttagtttctagatgtagacagtcacagacgacagagtaacgtgaggaaaattccacaacaggtagcagtcggccaacataagccggtcacaatgtttaccagtttaccagtaaacgcatcattttgtcccgtctgttttgtttttcatacaacagcagtgaccagtgctagtttgtgtcttttagctcatagctttagcagcagactgtttgacgtcccggtgttggaatcctgtcacactacaccgtttagctgtcagcattttagctgtgtttaatccagttactactacagtggctaacggtaggctaacgctgcgtgctgtgtaacgtgttattagtgtttactagcgtgacatgcagcaatgttTATGTTTCCTCTAACGCAGTGTGATGAGCCACGGAGACccgcgttgctatttcgtcAGGTAGATACCTTACGGCAAACGTGCATGTATGGAAAACGAAACAGCtaaaacagctgaaatggcatacttcttcacagtatccttcaataaaggaggaatgtagcacaatatagatgtaaaagcagttataattagcctatgtgacaataacatttgttttggttaaaatcaacaaataatcgtgataattaatcgtgatctcaatattgatcaaaataatcgtgattatcattttggccattaTCATGCAGCCCTAGCAACAAGTGAAAACTGGatcaaaaaaaatcattttaggGCTGTCAATGGATTGAAATTTTTAGAAACtactttaaatgtactttaaaagggatTTTGTTCAACTTTTTAAtgctcaagtggtatttgagactcgACAACTCCGCTGGTAAACTCAGTCAACATTGCCAGTACATGCAAATGACTTTagtcttgtggagagaaccatctggaagggcttggGAGCTCAACTTGCcattctttatccatttctgctcaaggagctttgtttctgctagccatccacacctgttcatggatgtattatatcCGTAAGACCCGCTCGCCCCCTCGTTATGGACGCATTCATTTTACATCCCTACTCATTTTGTGAAGAACACAATGACCCTGAGGCAGATCCGAGATAACGTTCTCACCTGATTGTGCTGGTTGAGTTGGCTACTGAAGGTGACAGTGAGGTTGGTGGCTGCACTCGGGGTATTGTTGCTGGCAAACAGATTTTTTCCATTCTCAAAGGCGCTGCATCTGCGTTTGCATATGTCCATATTTTGGAAGCATGACTTCAcactgttaaataaataaaaaaaaaaaggtcaaacaGGAACAAAGATGGAATCCTGAAAACTTAGTGGCGATGCTGATTCACAGCCAACACAATCATCCCTGTCACAGTCCTACACTTACTGAGAGCTGTGAGGGAAGTGCAGCAGGTGCGTCATGGTAACAAAGGGGTGGTTCAGCGTCTTCATGGGCGTGATCCGTTTGTCTGCGTCTAGCGTCAGCATCTTCTTCAGCAGGTCTATGAACTCCCGCCTGTCGGCCTTCTCTGCCAAGATGTCCGTCCCCTCCAGGTTGGTCATGTTCACCTGCAGAGACAGGAAGTCTGGGTTTGTCAACGGCATCAGTATCAATCTGCATCAATGTGCAGACTGAGGGATAGGGCTGCTCgataaaaatcataatcacaattattttggtcaatattgaaatcacgattatttaacacgataactcattgacttttggaaagatgttgcatttattgaacttaaagtgctcatattatgctttttggcttttcccctttcctttattgtgttacagtatatatctttgttgtgcacgttataggtttacaaagtgaaaaagcccaaagtccaccccaaagggacttaccatctccaacagaaaacactgttcacaaactgctccaaacagctctgttgtaatccagcctttacttcagagacaaatgtgcgtcactttgtaacacacgttataatgctcgcctagctgctagcatggcatgccctcatactctgcttctgactggccagtagtccttacctagctactgcacatgtgcgactcccaacaaagatggaacagaagtgagatgcctcactctgtagctaaaacagagagctcaacacagggtgaaaagaggagctgcagcaatgtgcagtaaaaatatggtgtttttttgaaaattaaacctattgtggtacaacctctaaatacaattatgaaactgaaaaagaacataatattagcactttaaaaaaacagtgtaaaaaaaaaacctaacaccttgaactgtgaaattttccctaatacttttcccgttgaatttttcaaattccccttcagaacacaagacaaaataagagtttacttgcaaaatgtaatgaaacGGCTCTTTCCTCACCTGCATCATATCATCCAGACAGTTGAAGATGTATTTCCTCGCCTCCTTTGACTTGATGCCCATCTCCGCCTCGTGCTCTGCAGGGGTCTTCACAACAATACGCGCAGCAACACCTCAGTAtattatgtactgtacatatgctTGATGATGGAATCTGTCTGAGAAATCTCTGCAGAGTCACTTACTTTGAGTCTCCAGAGGGGGTAGCTGGAGTCAGGGCCCCTGTTAAAAAAGCGGCTGGTCTTGGTTCCTGCACTTAGCAGGTACTCTGCAGGAAGGCCCTGGGTCTGGGAAATGTAACGTATCTGAGAGAGAcagttggaaaaaaagaaaaaaaagcaattgcTAGTGTGAGTCAAATATAAACCTTGGGACCTATACGTGTTCGCAATAGCAGTTTATACAGTTCTCATCACCCTGAGAGGGCTGGCAGTGTCAATTACTGAAGGAGGTCTTGTTggtttacacacaaaaaaactgtcACATGTCCCCAAACATCTTTTGAGACTGTTAAATTATTAACTGGCAAAAGTATTTAAATCAAAACACACTTTCCTCTCACACCCTGACAAataggtgccagttcacctcctgggcactgccaatgcgctcttgagcaaggcaccgaacccccagctgctcggggcgcctttccatgggcagctccctcactctgacatctctccattagtgcatctataggtactgagcatgtgtgtgtaattcaggcctgtgtgtaacaGAGTTCAttcaacagagtgaaaacactgtaatttagtatagtagtatattaATAgtatcaattattattattatatttatgctACTGAACAACCAACAAAACGTACGCATTatacacagagaaaaagagagccaGCAgcctggttagcttagcttagcattaggGATCGCCCGATACTGGTTTTTAAAGGCCGATTCCAATTATTAGCAGTTAATGGAATCAATAGGCGATATTTGACacagatatgcatttacagtgaagattttggaatgttacatactccaacacaaaacctttttaaaatgctttaagcaattatatCAATTAGAGCTGTTTAAAGTGGATTTGTTTTACTCACTTATAGATTCCCTTTGTCAGAGGATATATCTCAATATTAAaagacacagaaagaaaaaaggccGGCACATGACACCCTATAAACCCCACTTTAcatgtattgtttttaactcttggacagagccaggctagctcttTCCccttttatgctaagctatgtTAACAAGTTGTTGGTTGAAGCTTCATATAGAACAGACACCATGAGAGAGGTATCGATCTTCTAATTTAACTCTTGGGAAAAAGACAAACTCTTTATCACggttttctattctattctctCCAAATCACTTGATGATGAACTTGGGAGCGTTTTCCCCTTGGTTCGGTTTCAtttcacacagagaaaaaaatctaaacaaacCAAAATGCATCACTACCGGCACTTATTGGACAGATGTGTCTGGGGTGGGAGCCAGAAAATAAATATGGGAAGAAGTTCCTGTGTTCTGcactagtgcatatttcttgcatctccatggtcCAACCAGCTCAttgcatttaaataatttatcagACATTGTTTAGCGAACGACCACCTGTTGAAGGAGGACTCGGTATGCTTGTTTGGTCCCCTTGTTTGGTCCCCTTTTGGTGTGATTGCTGCATTCACtcctgcccaaacgaaccgcaccaagggggaaaaacaactctagtgcgattcaaccaaactaaatgaggcaggtgtgaaagcccccttaatGTCCCTTtaagtgtgagagagtgtgtgtgtgtgtgtgtgtgtgtgtgtgtgtgtgtgtgtgtgtgtgtgtgtgtgtgtgtatatatatatatatatatatatatatatatatagtatatgagGGTGCTACAGCTGACCTGATCATACTCTGAGGCACCGGGATAAAGGGGCCATCCCAAGAACAGCTCAGCAATGACACACCCCAATGACCACATGTCGATGGCTTCACAGAAAGGAAGGCCCAGAATTATCTCCGGAGCTCTGCAAGCACATCAAATTTGATAAATGACATGATCAGTTCATTTACCTAATATTCAAAGCTCTTACTTTACAGTCCTGGCTGACGTACTCACCTGTAGTACCGTGACTGCAGGTAGGTGGAACAAACGGCTTTGGAAACGTGGCTGGCAGAGCCAAAATCAATGACTTTCACTCTGTATGGCTGCCTCAGAGGGTCTACTAACATAATGTTTTCAGGCTTCAGGTCGGCGTGGATCAGCCCCAGGCTCTTCAGCTTCATCAGTGCCGTGGCGACCTGCTGCAGAATCGGCCGAATACACTTCAGCAGCAGAGGGCTGAACTTGCTGTGCTTTAGGAAGTCGTAAAGGTTCTGCTCTAGCATCTCAAACACAAGGCACGTGTGGTTCTTGTGCTGGAAACACTCGTATGAGCGCACGAAGTTGAACTCATCAGCATTCTCTGTGCTCAGCCTGCTAAGGATGCTCACctacagggagagggagagggacagggagaggaGGATATAActgcagtagggctgggtaccgaattcaatactttttaggcaccgaccgaagtgcctccttagtatcaagtatcaaaaaatgcctcgtcattcaatacccaatttcaatacctaaggagtaaatcagagtcagtgagccgataagcacgcagcatgcttctaccaagatctaataatgctgctgattggctgtctaacgttcaGAGACGAGGAGCTGAAAAATATCTGTCACCATTTGTCACTCTTTTTTCTAACTTCTATTTGGAATAATCCTGTTCCGGGATAATTATCGGTTGAATATAACATTTCATTGGAACGACATGTACCATAATTATTTGGGGGATAAAGAGTCTTCTTGTAAACAGCATTCACGTCAActtcccaaaaaaaacaaactaaaaaaaaaaaactaggaaacttggattaaaaaaaaaagtttggataTAGCTAATACAGAAGTCCCTAAAAATGTAATGCTAATGAAGTTATATTGTCAATGTACAGAAATGTAATCTTCACAAGATCAACTCTGCCAAGTTGTTAACATGGGAACCTTTCCCATCGCCACCATCCATCCCATAACGTGAAAGGGAACAAAATCTTGCCATGGGGTCATTAGCTGTTGAGCCCCATTTTTTTATAACctatattatgtatttgtttatttgttttggcaaACTTTCATGTTCATCAGCTGCTAAGGGTAAAAGAATGAAAACGGCTTACAGTCTCTCCACCCTggagtttcttttcttttcaaaacaaCATACTCACTTCAATTTGCCCTTGCCGAGCATAAGATGGATGGTTCTTCAAGATCTTAATCGCCACTATCTCGTTTGTGCCCCGCTTCCAGCACTTTGCCACCTGGCCGAAGGTGCCCCGTCCCAGGAACTCCAGCACCTCGTAGCTGTTGGACATTGAGCATAGAATCTCGTGCTGGACCAGCTGGTAGTCGCCCTCGCTGTGGGAGTTGCTGCTCTTGGTGGTAGAAGTGGAATGTGCTATGGACTGAGCGGTGGTggtcccccccccaccaccaccaccaccaccagtgcgGTTTGAGACCACGGGGGCTGAGAGCTCCTCCAGTATCTGGACGCTGTCGCTGCTGTCCACCTCCTCGCTTTTCCGCTTCAAGCTGTACTGCCTGTGGTAGACGTCGCACGGCTGCGAGGAGGACCCCGCGTCTTTGATGCGGCGGCTGGAGGACGaggacgaggaagaggaggagggaggtcCGCGAACGCTCCCTGTGCTGTCTGCCCAGCGCGCACCCGTCTGCCGGGCGCGGGCGGTGGGGACTAGTATGGAGGCTTCGGGGTTGGGGCACGGCGGGCGGGCTCTGCTGGTAGTAACCATTATCTCCCAGCTGGTTGGACACATCCCAGGCAGGGTTCTCAACTTTGAGCCTCTTTGAGCGAGAGTAGGCACTGGAGGACACGGAGGGAGAGGAGAACACCTGGAGCTGCGACGCCATGTCCGCCGACGAGACTAAATCTAAAAACCCCAGAGACAAGATGTTGACATGGGTGGACTTAACGAGTTTGTCATTTAGTGATGATGTTGATGACGATGACAATGCAAACAAGATGGGAaattcagtgtttcccatatAATTGTACCAGGCCAACAGGATCCTCCGCCAGgccagaatctttttttttgagATGGGATGTTTAGTTAATCTTTGCAAGTTGGGACACTACACTGTGTTAGTATTACAAAGTAATGTTCCATTCAGGTCAATGTGCTCATCTGTTGTTGCTTGATTTAATGGAGTTTGCCATATTATGCTTTcagcatatatattttttaacatacagtaGCGTTGAGGTTATTCTGGAGAATATTCTAGACagtatttgtaattttttttgatTGTTTGCATAAATCCAGCATATTGTCTGttcccatgttgataagagcttAAAAAACGTGTAATGTAcctatttaagtacatttagaagagaaaaaaatgcaattatttTGCACAATCATGCCATTAATCCTGTTAAATATTGTAATCCATTAATAGAACTAATATACATTTTAACCCCCTGACAACTTCAACAGTGTGACTCATGGATGTGATTTAAATACTTTTTGGAcatctatggcacagaggaataagataTCCTACTAAGGGATGGGTTTTTTTACTTGGGAAAAGAATTACCCAAACGACTGATGAATTATCTAATCAGTTGCTGATTAATTTATTGCCAATTAACTCATTAAGTAATTAATTTTATCGAGTAATCTTCTCAGCTCTAGACTATGACTTGTATACCTTGAGCCGGAAagacacaacataacacaccTGTGACAGTTTATTGATATGTGTGCTCCCACCATAATGTCTAGCTACCTGCTATGCATCCATGACGCCACCCTGAGCACACGTAAAGGTCGGGGTCTTGATTTTTGGCCCCTGCCCCTTCAAGTGTGCGTGAACGCCACTGTTATAAAAGGTGCCGTCTGACAGTACCTGGGTTgcgcctatttatttatttatttatttatttacttatttttatgAGTTACAGTACCTGTATTTGATGAGTGAACACCCGGAAGCCGAACTGACGTTTAAggcctcctcctcatcatctccTCGCCGggctgtgtgtgctgctgcagcGGACCGGCTGGAGCTGCTAGCCGCCTGCTGCTGGAGCTCGCGGACTGTAGCGGGAAGGACGAGGGCACGCGAGCAGGCGAGTCATAACGTTACCTGACTCGAATCCACAGTCACGTCGCGTGTCAAACGAGCGAAATGTGCATAACGTCAgtggaaatgtcagacagcggTATAATGAGCACCGTCGACTAGACAGAGCTCCATCATCGCTGTCAGCTGCACGCCCGCCGTAGTTTCTACCGAGACGACGTAACGGCGATACGTGACGGACGTCAACGGCCGCAGGGATAGAGCCAAAGATCGTCTATGATCTCGCTGTGTTTCAGTCATTTCTTCGACACTAGACCACCGTTTACATCTATTTTAAATACGTGAATTAGTGGAAGTGCAGCTGAATCAGTAGAAGAAGCAGTTATGTAAAGTTACCAATTACAGTTACTGCAGGTATTGTACTTAAAGTTGTAATCTTGAAAATGTTCATTTCAAAAAATGTCTGTTAAGTGGGCTAACTATAGCAAAAGGAGGTTACGCAATGGTTATTGAGCTTATGGCCCACTGATGAAGTAGGTACCAactgtattacagtttttctcacacaatcatttttttttaaactatgcaCACAATTCTGAAAAGTTGAAGCACATATGTTTCAACAACAAGACTCCAGACCatagaaatagaatagaatggCAGTCTGCAGTCTTATGTGAGACACACCTCAAACACACCATTAGTCTGCAGTCTGCTTGTTGATTCAACTTCAGAATTGTGTGCATGTAgttccatttgtgtgtgtgtgtgtgtgtgtgtgtgtgtgtgtgtgtgtgtgtgtgtgtgtgtgtgtgtgtgtgtgtgtgtgtgtacaatggAGACAAACTGTTATACAGCATGTTTTCCGGAAACGTAACGTCAACAATACAGTTCGTAATACTGCAATATAAACATTTTATAATAGGATACTTGTAATTTAGTTATGCTACtttacacttttactccactCCATATCAGAGGGCAGctagcggtggaagaagtaatGGGCTATTACTGTACAGTGTAGAAGCACTCTGTTAGAAGTAAAGCATTAAAAGTACCTACttacctaagtaaaagtacaaaagtattagcatccAAATATAGGCTATACCAAcagtaaaagtatgtatatcattatgcagaatgtcTCATTGTTATGGTATTGTTATGTTATAGGCCTAGTGCTATTCATGtgtacatcactttaatgttgcagctgctaAAGGTGGTGGGACTCATTTTAATTACCTACTGCATTACTTATATACTGATAGCTCAGcctaaaatatattataatgtattactttatatgttgtattattttaatatgCAAAATAACTAATGTTGTCAACTAAAtctagtggagtaaaaagaacaatatttgtctccaaaatgtagtgaagtacaaGCAGAAGGAGAAAGtattataaaatgaaaatactcaaataaactagaaagtgcctcaaaattgtaacagtaggcctacttgagtaaatgtagccgacttagttacattccaccacctTCAGGGGGAAatcttgtactttttactccaaaGACTTGATGCCAATGTTCAACCCAGcagacaaaagagagagagagagagagtttgggTTACATCTCTCTGTGGATGACTTCATACAACGCTCTGATTTATGAAACGTCGCCTGCAACACCATGGACATAACCATTGAAAAAGTTCAAATTAAGCAGATACACTTACCTGTAGCAGGCCTACTTAAGATTTGATAGTGTACACACAAAGCCAAATGTCACTcctcatactgtacatatccaTATGGAACTCACCAAGAATTGTGAGCAGTGTGTATATTTTtgattggcttcctgttgattttattttctatatttgcACATGATCCTACTTTGTTATACAACTGCTGCACAACAATGTGCTTCTGGATTAAGAAAGTTCCATCCTATATTATATTATCTGTGTATGGttgtaaaataatatgatataaCGCCATGGGAAGTAGAAAATAATAAGGTGTGGGTTTAAGTATGGTGTATATATAATCAATCTGGATTTTTATAACTATCATCTAAACATAAGAACAACTAGTGTTAATGTGTAATatcaacagagtgaaaaaatgtATTCCCCCCGGGGAGATCAATAAGGTAtgtcttcttctgcttcttcttctactttttATGCAGGatggcatttcttttttaactcaCTGATCTCACATTTCAACACAAGGGGGCGATGTTGTTTTAGCTACAGGGAGGCCTGTCGactacattgtactgtatgAGGCAAAACTTACTCTCTTACTGCATGTGTGTAAACACAgaccatttttttattattcttccATCTTTCATCTGCATTCCTGTTCATTCAGATATATTAGCATTTTTACTTCTACAGCATGTATACAGTAACATAAGCACTGCATTTCGTAGTGGTACTGCGAAGTACatctcaacaaaacaaaacattaccaAGACTACACCAGCATAGTCGATGCAAGAAaagcacattttttttatgacaaaatAAACCGCTCATCGAGAGAAATAATACTGCGACTTCAAGATTGTTGACGATGAAAACTGATGATATGACACTCTTATTCCATACAACAGCTGAATTCAAGTTTAAGTATGAAATATAATCGGGGCAAATGCAtgcattacacacacaacaaaaaatgtgtttatgtaaaGCATTCCTTCAATAATCTAAATAATGAAACTGATGCTGCAAactaatgaaaacaaaaaacaaaagaagtgcttggcattttatccaaaaAGTTTCATCTAACAATGTACAAAagcaataatatatttatttattataaaagcATTCGAAGAGGAAAAGACCAGCAAATccccatttcaaaataaaaggttGATCTAAGAACAGCACGAGACTCTTGCAGATATAAATGCAgctactgtaaaaatgtcatgaCAATGGAAAAACTGCATAAAAGTTGCCAAGATTTCTTCACTTTGATGCACTTTAAGGTACATTTCTCTGCGGAATAAAACAGGCTGGGTAACTTATTATGATAAAAATATGATCCTTTTCTAACCAGGTTTACATGTGATGATACGACCCCAACTGAGTGTCTGTGGAAAGTGGCTGTTACATGTTTTTGTTCTCTGCAGACGCTTCATTGGTGGACTACCTGAAGGAGTGTCGGAAGTGCACACTCCTTCGTTTCAGCTTCTCCGGGTTGTGCGATGCCATGTGGGAAAATTCCCGGAAGATGTCGAGGTACGTGGCGTCTCCTGATGAAGAAAAACGACAGAAAAATAGCAATGAAAAAATGATGCCACTTGAGCCCTTTGAACAGTCAAAAcatcctttctgtctctctgagtTGTGAATACAAGCAATGAGGGGAAACTGAAAGCAGAGGAGTCCTGTGTTAAGAAAAAAAGCCACCTGAATGGAGGAGCCAAAACAGGCTGAGGCCCCCATGGAGGTTCCCTCTTTCAACTTTCCAAATTCTGTGCCTTTACTTTTCATGTGGCCATGGTAACCGCTGAATCCACAGGCATTAACAAAAGCAGTTGAACTCCTTTGTGTCCCATGAGAGCTCCCAggcttggctaattaaaaaaaaaaaaaagggagaatgaACATTCCTGGCTTTCCCctgtttgtgtgatgtgtgagtgtgagaaagagaaggagagatcaCGGAGTACAAGCCTCATAGTAGATATGTCTTCCTGCTAACACTTTATTTTAACCCTCCATGAAGTACTTAGAAGCAGTACAGAAACAAACAATTCATATAACACATTATATTGTAGCTGTAAGCCTATATAAgggtatttttttaatgtttttgtacaACAACTATAAAGCCTCCTGTGAAACATCTCTAACAGGTGGAAAGTTACCAtcagccagtggtggaagaagtactctgaTTTtctaagtaaaagtagcaataccacagtgtagaaaaacACTGACAGAGAAGTCATGCATTCAcatttttacttaaaggtcccatagcatgaaaatttcactttatgaggttttttaacattaatgtgagttcccccagcctgcctatggtcccccagtggctagaaatggtgataggtgtaaaccgagccctgggtatcctgctctgcctttgagaaaatgaaagctcagatgggccgatctggaatcttctccttatgaggtcataaggagcaaggttacctcccctttctctgctttgcccacccagagaatttggcccacccatgagagagagacatcatggctttaaaacgagcaaagtggcagttggtcaaggccacacccccaccctccaccttgcccccctctctcttcctcaatagctacagacacagaaatggcacatactaaggaaagctcattgtgggactggctctagtggctgtaattctgcaccaaggctgaatttcgggaaagagacttcagatacagtattaggggaccactaaggtctatataaaagagacttcagatacagtattaggggaccactaaggcctatataaaagacttcagatacagtattaggggaccactaaggcctatataaaagacttcagatacagtattaggggaccactaaggcctatataaaagagacttcagatacagtattaggggaccactaaggtctatataaaagagacttcagatagagtattaggggaccactaaggcctatataagagagacttcagatacagtattaggggaccactaaggtctatataaaagagacttcagatacagtattaggggaccactaaggtctatataaaagagacttcagatacagtgttaggggaccactaaggtctatataaaagcatccaaagagcaccatgtcatgggacttttaagtaaaggtacaaaagtattagcatctgaataatgtatattacattattggattataattattgttgcattaatgtgtacATCACTTCAATGTTGCAACTGGTAAAGGTGGTgctcattttaattactttatatagTGTTGGTAGCTGGTAAATCCCCC
This genomic interval from Perca fluviatilis chromosome 5, GENO_Pfluv_1.0, whole genome shotgun sequence contains the following:
- the hipk1a gene encoding LOW QUALITY PROTEIN: homeodomain-interacting protein kinase 1 (The sequence of the model RefSeq protein was modified relative to this genomic sequence to represent the inferred CDS: inserted 2 bases in 1 codon) produces the protein MASQLQVFSSPSVSSSAYSRSKRLKVENPAWDVSNQLGDNGYYQQSPPAVPQXPEASILVPTARARQTGARWADSTGSVRGPPSSSSSSSSSSRRIKDAGSSSQPCDVYHRQYSLKRKSEEVDSSDSVQILEELSAPVVSNRTGGGGGGGGGTTTAQSIAHSTSTTKSSNSHSEGDYQLVQHEILCSMSNSYEVLEFLGRGTFGQVAKCWKRGTNEIVAIKILKNHPSYARQGQIEVSILSRLSTENADEFNFVRSYECFQHKNHTCLVFEMLEQNLYDFLKHSKFSPLLLKCIRPILQQVATALMKLKSLGLIHADLKPENIMLVDPLRQPYRVKVIDFGSASHVSKAVCSTYLQSRYYRAPEIILGLPFCEAIDMWSLGCVIAELFLGWPLYPGASEYDQIRYISQTQGLPAEYLLSAGTKTSRFFNRGPDSSYPLWRLKTPAEHEAEMGIKSKEARKYIFNCLDDMMQVNMTNLEGTDILAEKADRREFIDLLKKMLTLDADKRITPMKTLNHPFVTMTHLLHFPHSSHVKSCFQNMDICKRRCSAFENGKNLFASNNTPSAATNLTVTFSSQLNQHNQAMNTGGQSLSLSSNVPLLNYQPGLYQQATINIPGLTQQGVPLQTRPTQLCAQTEPFQQTLIVCPPTIQGLQTSNKPSGYPVRMDNSVPLVPQNQSSQSLHIQPGVLAQQGWPAGTQQILIPSTWQQMPGMAIHNPGQAVVPDSPMGAPVSDSQQASGWRGRHGSQYDGVSQQDLGAGRHAASQSHNSGARSQQGKRSKARHAESRARPVSSATTVLHNASALAGDQSQPIVISDTPSPAVSIITIHSDSDDEDDRKFPPASSGTSQRTNVISCVTVHDSHDSDSSTSSPLSTKTTSQPAKSLAVIMPSVKSQPGDNTTHKAPAAPDPATSGSGKSKKGSTQQSSRPGDSNTDRHQRAASSRSQPLNLSQVQQSVMSSSNDQTGSSGSLRRQLTYPPPASSHSSFLHENALFSSTPSLYAYPASAALASVSQAVDQMQGGSSRHGRASGAYPSLALLQKSGTLAFGGPAPGQYSNSHPQQQQQLGGQPFHHASATYQRKVNQYPYL